Proteins encoded by one window of Deltaproteobacteria bacterium:
- a CDS encoding ATP-binding cassette domain-containing protein — MALISASNLSLSFSGPLLLDDISLQLHEGDRVCLLGRNGEGKSTLMRILAREFPSDSGEVRWSKDLTIASLPQEVPASLGGTVYQVVADGAGEAGLCLAALRYEASPDIAVDPPLVARAHRMLDEQGAWSVTQKIDTVITHLDLDPDADFASLSGGLKRKTLLARALAGDPDILFLDEPTNHLDIASIRWLEEFLVKQVRTLFFVTHDRMFLRHVANRILELDRGQLVDWACDYDTFLKRKADVLATEEALWKRFDQKLKEEEIWIRQGIKARRTRNEGRVRALKTMREERRQRRERTGNVSMQIQEARTSGTLVLEVKNISFAWEGRPVIRDFSCNVMRGDKVGIVGPNGVGKTTLLKLLLGDLEPQAGAVRQGTKLEVAYSDQMRSILDDTKTARDIVGEGADFIDVNGNRRHVIGYLKDFLFTPERAQTPVSVLSGGERNRLLLAKLFTRPCNVLVLDEPTNDLDQETLELLEELIGDFSGTVLVVSHDREFLNNTVTSCFVFEGHGRVVEYAGGYDDWLTQRPVVEEKTPVLPRPERVKAPRARKLTYKESRELEALPERIEALEGDIAQLQERMNDPEFYTNDHTVVATEAARLDVLESELDELLTRWDELEELRKLCES; from the coding sequence ATGGCACTCATCAGCGCAAGCAATCTTTCCCTGTCGTTTTCCGGCCCGCTTCTCCTGGACGATATCAGTCTGCAGCTCCACGAAGGTGATCGCGTCTGCCTTCTGGGGCGCAATGGCGAAGGCAAGTCCACCCTGATGCGCATCCTGGCCCGCGAGTTTCCCTCCGATTCCGGCGAAGTGCGCTGGTCCAAGGATCTGACCATCGCCTCCTTGCCCCAGGAGGTGCCCGCCAGCCTGGGCGGCACGGTGTATCAGGTCGTGGCCGATGGCGCGGGCGAGGCCGGGCTGTGTCTGGCGGCGCTGCGCTACGAGGCCAGCCCGGACATTGCCGTGGACCCGCCCCTGGTGGCCAGGGCGCACCGCATGCTTGACGAGCAGGGCGCCTGGAGCGTGACCCAGAAAATCGACACGGTCATCACCCATCTCGATCTGGACCCGGACGCGGATTTCGCCAGCCTGTCCGGCGGATTGAAGCGCAAGACGCTGCTGGCGCGGGCCCTGGCCGGCGATCCGGACATCCTTTTTTTGGACGAGCCCACCAACCATCTGGACATCGCCTCCATCCGCTGGCTGGAGGAATTTTTGGTCAAGCAGGTTCGGACTCTTTTTTTCGTCACCCATGACCGCATGTTCCTGCGCCACGTGGCCAACCGCATCCTGGAACTGGACCGGGGACAATTGGTGGACTGGGCCTGCGACTACGACACCTTTCTGAAGCGCAAGGCCGATGTCCTGGCCACGGAAGAGGCGCTTTGGAAACGGTTTGACCAGAAACTCAAGGAAGAGGAAATCTGGATCAGGCAGGGCATCAAGGCGCGGCGGACCCGCAACGAGGGCCGGGTCCGGGCGTTGAAGACCATGCGCGAGGAGCGTCGCCAGCGGCGCGAGCGCACCGGCAACGTGTCCATGCAGATCCAGGAGGCGCGCACGAGCGGGACCCTGGTCCTGGAAGTGAAAAATATTTCCTTTGCCTGGGAAGGGCGGCCGGTCATCCGTGATTTTTCCTGCAACGTCATGCGTGGGGACAAGGTCGGCATTGTCGGCCCCAACGGCGTGGGCAAGACCACGCTCTTAAAGCTCCTGCTGGGCGATCTGGAACCCCAGGCGGGCGCGGTCCGTCAGGGGACCAAGCTGGAAGTGGCCTATTCGGATCAGATGCGTTCCATTCTGGACGACACCAAGACCGCCCGCGACATTGTCGGCGAGGGCGCGGATTTTATCGACGTCAATGGCAACCGCCGCCATGTCATCGGCTACCTGAAAGATTTTTTGTTCACCCCGGAGCGGGCCCAGACCCCTGTCAGCGTTTTGTCCGGCGGCGAGCGCAATCGTCTGCTTCTGGCCAAGCTCTTCACCCGGCCGTGCAACGTGTTGGTTCTGGACGAGCCGACCAACGATCTGGATCAGGAAACCCTGGAGTTGCTGGAGGAGCTTATCGGCGATTTTTCCGGCACGGTGCTCGTGGTCAGCCATGACCGCGAATTTCTGAACAACACGGTCACGTCCTGTTTCGTGTTCGAGGGCCACGGCCGCGTGGTCGAGTACGCCGGCGGCTACGACGACTGGCTGACCCAGCGTCCCGTGGTCGAGGAAAAAACGCCCGTTCTGCCCAGGCCGGAGCGCGTCAAGGCGCCCAGGGCCCGCAAGCTGACCTACAAGGAATCCCGCGAGCTGGAAGCCCTTCCGGAGCGTATCGAGGCCCTTGAAGGGGACATTGCCCAGCTTCAGGAGCGCATGAACGATCCCGAATTTTACACCAACGACCACACCGTCGTCGCGACCGAGGCCGCCCGCCTGGACGTGTTGGAATCCGAGCTGGACGAGCTGCTGACCCGTTGGGACGAGTTGGAAGAACTGCGCAAGCTGTGCGAATCGTGA
- a CDS encoding DUF2721 domain-containing protein — MDITLTTPALLFSTLSLLLLAYTNRFLALAARIRTLYDRYQTSQFPGLLAQIESLRLRVNLIRLMQMYGVLSLFLCVLCMFFLFAGFIIMGKIVFGLSLLAMLVSLGVSTREISMSTLALNIQLESLSAAREKNDGR; from the coding sequence ATGGATATCACCCTGACCACCCCGGCCCTGCTGTTTTCAACCCTGTCCCTGTTGCTCCTGGCTTACACCAACCGGTTTCTCGCCCTGGCCGCGCGCATCCGCACCCTGTATGACCGCTATCAGACCAGCCAGTTTCCGGGCCTTTTGGCGCAGATTGAAAGTCTGCGTCTGCGCGTCAATCTGATTCGACTCATGCAGATGTATGGGGTGCTCAGTCTTTTTTTGTGCGTGCTGTGCATGTTTTTTCTGTTTGCCGGCTTCATCATCATGGGCAAGATTGTCTTTGGCCTGAGCCTTCTGGCCATGCTTGTCTCCCTGGGCGTGTCCACGCGGGAGATTTCCATGTCCACCCTGGCGTTGAATATCCAGCTGGAAAGCCTGAGCGCCGCGCGGGAGAAAAACGATGGTCGTTAA